CTGAGCCCCAAGCCTGAGGTCCCGACTGATCCCGGTGGGCGGGAGGGGACGGGCGCGAGCGGTCTGAGGGGCCTCTGCCCCCGGGGCCCCGCCCTCACCAGAGCGGCGCGTTGAGGCGCAGCACGAGACGGGCGAGGGCGCGCCGGCGCACCGGGTCCGACAGGAGGCCCATGGCAGAGCCGGGCGGCTCCGAGACGGCGCTCCAACTGCCAGTTACGGCGGCCGACCCCGCGCGCCGCTCCTGTCAGACCCGGGCTCCGCGCCCGCCCGTACTTCCGGTCCCGACAGCTCTCGCGCCGCTGCGCATGCCCAGAGCAGAACCGCTGTGGAGGGAGCGAAGCCGGGTCTGCGTTCCCCAGCCCGTAGCCGGTCGAGAGGGGGCGGCCTCCAGGTAGGCTACCCGCAGTGTGCGGCACCGGAGGCAATGAAGACTACCGGCCGCCCGAGAAAGCTCGGCTTCAACTGGAATCAGAGAAGAGTGATGAATAGGGCAGCTGAGAGTAAAAGGGGAAGCGGCGATCAGAGCATAGACGCCAGATTTCTGAAGGTGCTCCCACTGGCACTGACCGGTCTGAGTGCCGTGGTAGGATGTGAGGGGGCTTCCGCGGACAGAGAAGCCAAGGCGTTGGCGGGTCCATTCCAATGGATGTCGGTAACCAAAACCAGCCGAGTGGAATCAAGCATGTGCCCAGAACCAAAATCATTGGGGTCAGATGACCACAGGGAAGAAGGTGCATGATACTACTGGCCAAAGGATTTCAAAGGAGCTGGGGTGTGTTGAGTAGAAAGTGGGAAGCACCCCTGTCTGGGCCAGGAGGTGCCTGGGATATTAGAGAAGCAGCAGCCCCTTGGTTCAGGCTGCAGGGGCTGGTGGTCAGGGCTCAGGTCTGAGGTGGAAGAAGGGGGAGCCTGAAAGACGAAGGTGCAGTGGTGGGGCAGCAGGGAGTGTCTGTATGACTTAGGGTCAGAACTGAGAAGACTCCAGGTGACATTATGTGTCTGTTGTACTTTTGTAGCCCAAGGTAAGTAGCAGGACAGGCCCAAAAGGCTCCTAAGGGGGCAAGAGACCCTTCAGTCCAAGCCACAATCCAGAGGATGTGGGACACGGCCCCCACATGACCATGGTGAATACCCAAAGCCACCCCTCAGGACTTGTGCTCAGGACTCTGGATGTGTTGGGATAAGAATGACAGACTCCATGGTCCTGGGGACGTGGCTCATTATACCAGGCTGTGTCTCACTGCCCAGCTGCCTCGAACCCTTCTTGGCCCAGGCTGCTCACTTCATTCAGGGACatcccccttctccagggtgcTCACCTGAAGCACCCTGATGAGCAGGGTGAGCAGGACTGACTGCAAGGGGTGTGTAGTGCATGTCTGGGGGCGGACCCTTAGTCACTGCTGGAGCCAGCACCAGGCCAGGATCCAGGGGCAAGGAAGTGCGGTGGGGAAGAGATGAAAGTACAGTGGAAGGCGCTTGGGTTTTATTCTGGGCCTGGGTGGCCATGTGCTCAGTCCCCCAGCAAGACAGACGCCTCTTGTACATGCTGCCGGACCACACGGTCCAGTACGGTGTGTACATCCCGGGAAGCCCGGGCAGCCGCCTCTAGCACCTGCTCCAGGTGGTCCTCATGCAGCCTGGCATCCATCTCAAGCAGTGCAATCTGGCCTGAGGCTGGTAGCAAGGCCAGGGCCAGCTGGGGGCCCCCAGCTGCTTCCTCCACGTGGCTGAGGTCTGCCAAGGCTGTTCCATCCACaaagccagctgagcaggcacacacaaaGTCCCGCATGGGTATCCCTGCGTCCAACACTGCCAGCGTGGCTGCATTCACACAAGCTGCATAGGTCCCGCCGTCTGCCTGCAGCACCTGCAGGAACCCCCCAgtggcatcagtccttcaagcCGCTGAACCCCAAcccctcctcttttctctctcctctccacagGCTGAGGGCtgctgcctgctcacctgcacaTAGATGTCAATCTGGGAGCGTGGGTGCAGCTGTGTAAGGATGGCTGCCTCGAAGGTCTGACGCAGCTGCAGACCCATCTCGCAGGACTTGCGGTCCCCGTGTGGCCGCCGTTTGCGTTCCCCTGTGCTGAAGGTTGCAGAACTGTACTGACAGTTTACCAGGGCCCGGTCAGGCAGGGCTCGTGCCCGGGAGCCTCGGatctggggtagggtgggggagaACACATGAGCCAGGCCCTTCCTCCCTCTACCTCCAACATCCCAACAAGCAACCACTTTACCTGCAAAACACAGCCCGAGGGAGGGCCATTGGGCCAGGCGCTAAGCTACCATCGCCCCTGGATCTCTCTCctgacaggcctccctgtttccACTCTTGACTCGTCCTCTCCCGACCCATGCTTCCTTTGTATGAGAATCTGTTTACATATATCGTCTGATTCTACCTCCTCTACACAATACATATACTGCTTACCTTATAAAGGGTTCCATCACGCGTGAGATTAAAAATCTTGAATCTTTTCCCTGTTTACAAAGGTCCTGAATTCCTGCTTCCCTAGAAATCCCTCAGTCTCATTTGGAAttaccctcccctccttccccatcaCCAGCCTTTCTGCTCTGCAAGACTGCCATGCTTCTACCTCTCTGGCCTTAAGTCTCCATCGCTGGAGTGGTGATAAACCCAAGCGGTTTTATTAACACTCTCTGTCTTCACGGAGTTTATGTTCCAGTGAGGAGACAAACAGTGAGAAATAAGTTAAATTTATGTCTGAGGAGGCGGGTGCGGGAAACCAGATAAGTGTGTGGATGTAAAGGAGGAAACTTGACTTGTAAAGGGTGGGTAAGGTGGtcgggtgggatggggtgaggtaTCACCCGGAGGTGACGTCGGAGTGGAGCTGAGAGGTGAGGGAGCGAGTGGGAGCGGCCCTGGCGGTTTTAGGAGTAACAAAGGGGAGTGGCGAGCGCTGGGGAAAGGCAGGGACCATCGTGCAGGACACTGTTAGGACTTTGGCCGCGGCCCCACAAGGCGGCGGGCGCCAGCCTCACCCCCGAGGCCTCTACTCAGCCTGGTAGCCCTTCACAGACGCAGTTGCCCTCGGAGGAAGCCCGGCTCGCGCGCGCCCACTCGCCTCGTGAGGCCCGTAGACCACCGCCAGTGCCTTGGTGTTGCCCTGTTCGATGTAGGCCGAACCGTCGGCCTGCGCGAATACACCCATCCGCGCCTGGATCTTGCGCAGCTCCCCAGCGCGCCGCCCGTCCACTCGGTAGCCCTGGTCCGATAGGAGCTCCAGCCCAGCCATGCTGCCCGGGCGCTAACCCCGCTTGAGCGCTCGGCAGAACTACAATTCCCGGTAGAACTGACTCCCCACTTCCGATTCCCGGGGACTACGGTTTCCGGGGCACCGACTCCAACTTCCGGTTCTGGAGCCCTGCGATTCTCCCAGAGTGCCCGAGGGCACCATATCTCATTTCCGGTCCGTGCGGAACTGTGGCTCTGGGGCGCGTGGAGGGACCCCTGAGGCCTTTTGCGGTACGGGCTTGCGCCTGCAGGGCTGGAGGCATGCTGGACGTGGAGTCGCCGTGTCGTTTCTTCCCGGGTTGTCGTGGGGGCGGGTCCTTCTACCATCCGGGCCTGCCCGCCCCACGCCGCCTTGGTCGCCGCCGGCCCGGGCCCTTGCCAGGACCCGGGGTGGGGGGCTCCCGCCGCGCCGCcgcctctccctctgcctctccacTGAGCCTCGCGCTCCCCGCGCCGCTGGCTCGCCTTTACTTCTGCTTGACGCTTGGCATCTCCCTCGAGGTTTGCGAGGATAGCCGCCACTGCTGGTCTTAAGTTCTTCCGCAATCATAAATGCAGGCGTTCTCCCAAGCTGAGATATACGCTCTGTtcgcttgtttgtttgtttgtttttaattttttaaccgtttaggttttacatttgtccgtttaaaaagcagacatatttaTGTTGTACGTACACATGGTCAGATTTTTTAGTTTCAGTTTTCCATGTTGCCTTCTTTCTCTGCAAGCATCCCCCTATCTACTATAGCTTAAAAAATGGTTCCATGTTTTTCTCCACACTCATAATTACATCCaagtcacacacagacacatgtataTACAGTTGTACATGTACAGCCATATAATGGCCTTTggaactcttatttttaaaaatggcattgATTCATACACTTCTGCATttaactcaaaaatattttatcagatcTGTCCAAGTAATCCTGTGGAACTCTTAATTTTTTGCTTGATACGAGTATCAAGTAATAAGTAGAATGTACCCAGCAACCACCCCATTGTGGGCAGTGGATGTGTGTCCCGGGGGTCTGGGGGATGGAACCCCAGTGCAGTGACTTTCTGAGTGAAGGCTGTGTGGGAGTTACATTCTCCCTCCTTTCCCACCTGGAATAAATGTTAAAAGTTACATAATCCTTCCCCCTTCAGAGGGTTACTGCCATTCCTCTTGAATTTCCTGGCCTGATGCAAGTGCCCTGGAACAGCGGAGGGGCTCACAGGAGGAGAGATGAAATGTTTTCCTCCACAGCTGCCTCTTGTTTCCAGATACCTTTTGCTTGGTGGTCAAGGTCACCATCAGGGAGCTCATTCCCCTCCTCATCTGCATTATTCGGGCttctcttatggctcagctggtaaagaatctacctgcagtggaggagacctgggtttgatccctgggttgggaagatcccctggaaaaggaaatggcaacccactccagtcttcttgcttggagaatcttacggacagaggagactggtgggctatagctcatggggttgtaagagtcagacacaacttaggacTAAACTTAGGGCATTATTCAGCTCCTCTGCAGTGCTTAGAAGCCAGATCCCATGCTTCAGGTTTGAGCGTGGAAGGATAAATCAGCAGGGCTGTGACACTGACCACAGGGAGGCGACATTGACAGGGACTGACGGCCGTGTGCACTTGGGGCTTTCCTGTCTGTGGTCATTGTTGATGGTGACCAGCATTGTCGTGAAGCCTTCCTCCCTCACGTCTTTGGTGGCAGGTGCTGGCTGTTGGCCAGGGCTCAACTGGGGCTCTGAGAGACAGCACACCTTTATGTGGCCTCTCCATCCAGCTTGGGCTTCCGCAAAGCACGGCACCAAGGTGGCCTCCCAAGACAAAGTGGGTATTCGTGGCGTTCTAAGACCTAGCCTCCAGAAGTCAGTAGTGTCACTCTTGCCAGACTCTGGGTCAAGGCAGTCACAAAGGTCTGCCAGGCTCAAGGGGAGGTGACATGGTGCCCCCTCCCCATCCACAGGAGCAGTTCAATGTCAAGCTGTGGGAAGAGCAGGTGGAACAGACATGCTGTGGTGGGCTTGGGCCTAAGTCCCAGGCACAGTGACCCCTCTGAGGTGGTCTGGAATACTGCTGCACGAGGCCTTGTCACTGCGCCTGGGCCATGGCCGTGATGGCTATCATCCTCTGTTTGGCTCAGTGCCCTCACCCTCGGCTCTTCAGCTGGACTGAGCAGGTTACCGGTGGAGTCACACAGGCCTTTTTCTCAGCACTGTGGACACTTCGTGTTTCTGTTCTCACTAGGTCAAGATTGCTGTAGTCCATTGACGCAGGTGGAAGCCCCTGGGTGCCCTGCCTGTTGCATGGTCGGCCCTAGCAGCTCAGGATAATCAGAATAATGTTGGTTCTGGGCCTAAGGAGCCCAAAGTGACTGGGGGGGCTGGCTGTTCTTTTCATAGTGCATGCCTTGCTGTGCCCCTCGTGGAAgtgtcctccccctcccccaccccccacctccagtaGTATCTCTGGTTTAAGGTCTGGGCACTTCAGGAATGAGAACCCCTTGGTTCTCTGGCCTTTGTGTTCTAGTCACAGCGTACACACCTGGGTGGATTCAGGTTTGAGGGGTATAAAGCTTATACAGATTTGGGAGCTGTGTTGAAGATCCCCAAGAGCAGCCGTGGCCCTGGATTCAGTTATTTACTAGAACTCACAGAATTCAGCACACAGAATTGTACTCATGACCAGGATTCAAGGGAAAGGATGTTAATGAAAATCAAAGGGAAAAGCCTGCTGGGGCAAAGTCAGAGGAAACCAGGTGCCTCCTTCCAAAGTCCTCTCCCTGAGAAATCTCAGGGGACACTCTCCATTCACCCAGCAACAAATTGCAACATGGTGCGTGACATGctggccaccagagaagctcactgGAGACTCAGGGCCCAGGGTGTTCACAGGGGCTGGTCACAGTCATAGGCACCCTCTGCCTGGTACGTACCTGGACTCCTAAGAGGAAAGCAGGGGTTCGGCATAAAGCACGTTTATTTGTACAAAGAGTTGAGGTTTGAGCCCCTCTCACTGGGGAATGGCAGGAGCCCTCCTGAAACCTAGGTTCCCAGACACAGCAATTTTGCAACTGTCTTCTGAAGGAGAGCCATCTCAGGGCCCTTTTTAAGAAGGAGGACAAGATCGTATATCCAAAATTAAGGGAACAGAGCGAGGAAAGAAGTCCCAACACAGAACACTAatatttttttggttgcactgggtctttgcagcatgagggcttagttgccctgcagcatgtggcaccttagttccctgaccagggattcaacctgcatcccttgcattggaaggtggattcttaaccactggctgtaccaccaaggaggtctcaacacaaatttttaaagttGACCGGTATCACAAACatcacaaaacacaaaaaacaaacataatgTCCTCACTTAACTTCCTGATATATTTCTCTAACATGTTTCCCCTGTGCTTTGTGGATACAAAATCTGATGGCCTCTTAAGATGGTGACACTTTCATGATGTCCCCTTCTATATAAAGAGAGGATAGTTTAGTCTCCCCTCTAACATGTTTAatcaaagattatttttataacttaacTAGCTTGGGTATAAAGTTGTTTTCAGGTAACAGCCCCTTCAgcttgttcagttactaagtcatgtccaactctgcaaccccacggactgcagcaggccagtcttccctgtccttcaccatctcctggagtttgctcagatgcatgtccattgagtcgatgatgctgtcCAATCATCTCCCTTTAGCTGTgtttgttagttgcttagtcgtgtccgactctgcaaccccatgggctgtagcctgcaaggctcctctgcccatggaattctccaggcaagaatactagaaagtgaaagtgaaagtcattcagttgtgttagattctttgtgaccccaaggaattctccaggccagaatactggagtgggtagcctttcccttctccaagagatcttcccaacccaaggatcgaatcctggtctcctgcgttgcaggtagattctttgccatctgagctaccagatgGTAGCTTTATCTAATATTGTGTACATTCTCAGAATTGTTAAATTTGAGAAAACCTCTATCAGATTTCTTTTACATATGAGCCCTAAGATTTCAGGGTCTTTAGGGGCTGtttatcacattttaaatgttttttgaattGAAGAAATTAGCCAACTCCATCAGCCTGATGTTGGTGACGCCCAGCACTGAGAGGCGGCTGTGTTCCTGAGAGTCACTTCTGTACCAGAATGACAGCAATACCTGAACAACACCAGGGAGCAGCTGCTCCCACCTCAGCCTGCCTGAGCAGAGCCCACCATGCCCCCACCCATCCCCAACAGCAGGGGAAGAAATGACACAATGCTGGGTGCAGTGGGAATAGAAAATTAACCTCACTGTGATGACATGCTTTTGGAAATTTTACAGAGTGTGCAACCCTGTGAACACTCTGCTGAGGCCCTGACCTGGAGGGATCCTGAGCCTCCTGACTTCACAGTGAATCTGGCCCTTGCCCCAGGCCCCCTGGGCAGCATGGATGCATCTCAGCGGTGGTCCATCCCAAGAGGGGTCAGCGGCCAGTTGGCAGAGTTACTGATCTGTTGCAGGAACTCTGGGCTGTGACCAGCGGGCTCTTCCTTGGCCTTGTTGCTGTTGGAGTTAGTTCATTAGTTCTGGGGCTTGTCGGAGCGGTTCTGTGGAGTATGTTCCTCTACGGTGTGAAGCTTCCGACGTACTACTcagccccccgcctccccccaccccctcttaCAGTTAAGCCCAGCTGCTGAGAAGTCGCGTCTGAGTCAGTGGAGCGTTCAGCTACCGGCTGGGCAAAGGTTGTGCTTCAGCTCCCAAGTCAGTGGTGAGCTGTCCTTTGCTGATCAATCAGGGTGCACCTGGGGAACACTTTCAAGTCTGCCCCACATCCAGCCGGCATAATAGGCTGGAGAATACCCGCAGAGATAGCTAGGTTCTGATTCCCAGAGACCATGAATGTCACCTTCTGTGGCAGAAGGAACTCTGCAGATATGATTAAGCTAAGGGTTTTGAGAAGGAGCATGTGTGTTGGAGTATCCAGGGGGCCCCCATGGAAACATGACGGTCCTTTCAAGGTGGCAGCAAAGGGGTATTTGGATGCAGAAGAGCAGGAGAGGTGACCTTGGAGGCAGAGTTGTGGAGTGAGGCAGCCTCAAGCCAGGGAGTGCTGGCCACTGGACACAGCAAAGAACAAACTCTCCCCCGGACCCTCCGGAAGGAACTATCTGTTATTTTAGCCCATAAGACTTagtttggacttctggccttTAAAGCTGGAAAagaataaatgtctgctgttttaAGCCTTCACGTTTCTGGTAACGTGTTTAACTCTTAGGTAACTTCTCACTGAGACCTCCACTGTCCTCCTCGACTCCACGCTTGGCGTCTAGGAGAGTCAGCCTGCTCCGCCGTACTGTGGAGCTGCTAGTCCTTCTGCCTGGCCTCTCACCCTGTTGGGGTCTGACCCATGGGTGGGTGTTGAGGGGGAGGCCTTGTCTTCTCATCTTTCCTAGGTTCCTCTGCACTACTGGCTAACAAGTGGAAACTGCAGTGAGCAGGCCCGCAAAATGCAAAAAACGACAtgaaataaatcataatggaagaaATGACTCAAAATAATGGCAACTACACAGAACCATCCCACTAGAAAACacatggggagaaggaaggaaggcctTCATATGTTCTCAAGTACAAACCCAGTTGTTGCCTTTGAGGGGGCTCCCCTGCcctcaggaactgctgtccttgtcTGCTGGGGCCTCCCTGCTGCCTGCCCCACCCTGTTCCCTGAGGTTGTGGCCCTGAACGTGGTGCCTCATCTGGGGTGCCTGTCCTTCATGGGACAATGACTCTCCCTGCCATCCGCACGGGAGGACCTCCTGCGCTTACCCTAAGGTGCTTGCGAGCTTACCCCGCGCCCCCAAGCTCTGACCCCCCAGAGTCTCTGAGGCCAGtccagctcctgctgctgctgggccaGACACACCCCCTCCCTCAGGGCAGCTCAAACGTCCACCCACCTGCCCCCTTCAGATGATATGCTGGCCACCACCACCTCTGGGACTGTGCCCAGAGACCCAGCCCCACAACCTGGCGTGAGCAGCGGGTGgccagtggggaggagggacgCCTGAATCATTCAGCTCCTTTCCTGCAACACCACCATGCTAGGCTGGGACCCAGAACCTTCTGTCCACCAGGAGGGGCTTCCGGGAGGGACTCCCAAGTCTGGGACAGATCTGGGCTCCTCTACTCATGAGCCAGAGGCCAGAGGTCGGGAGGTGCCCCGCTCAGGGTGCTTGGAACTGCTGGGTGCTGGCTCTGAAGCCCCGGAATGTGGCTGCAGTGGGGGGTAGGGAGCCGCTGACCTCACAATGGCAGGGTCCGCTGCCCCCTGGCCAGCCTGCCTGCCGCCAGCAGCTGCTGCCCACCGCTGCCGGGCATGTCCCTCCTCAGCAGCTACGAGGGCCTGCGGCAGGAGATCCAGCGGCTGGCACAGGAAAACGAGGAGCTGCGGCGGCTGGTGCAGCTCATCCAGGAGAACCAGGAGCTGAAGCTGGTGCTCAGGAACCGGGGCAGCAGCCTGAGCTTCTGTGGCCCCGGGCTCCTGGCTGAGGTGGCTGCCAGTCCCCGGCTCCCCCGGCGCAGAACCATCAAGTTCAAGGATGTGGAGAGAGGTGCACGCCGGGCCGGGGACTCTGCGGGGGCCACAGGCTCCACCAGTTCAGCCGTGTAGCAAAGTGGGGGCCCTTTGTGTCCCTGGGCCGTGTCCTGTCAGGTGCTGACAGGGGCTGTGGAGGAAGGGGGGTCTGGAACGGGGGCTCTTTCAGGGGTGCAGCAGAGGTGGACCAAAGGGAGGGAGCCATGTGGCTGCCCTTCAACCCCCCAACATATGGGGGACACTGAGGTGGCTAGAGGCCGGTCAGTGGGGAGCCCTGCCGCAGCCAGCATGCAGCCCGGAGCCTGCGCCCTTAAAGCAGCCcacttccccctctcctcctgggaCCAGCTTCAAAGGCCAGCAAGGGAGTGCAAAGCCGGGggtgggccaggggccagggtgtGGATGATGTCCCTAGCCGTCTGGCCCCCTGTCTGCCTGATCTCTGAGGTAAGGGGGCCCCCTTCACCTGCTGCTGCTCTTGGGAAACCGCCTATCCCCCACCGTTCCTTTTCTAGAGCCCTTCACAGCTTGAGCCCACCTCAGACCTGGGCAGGCAGCCAGGCAGCTTTCAGTCCACAGAGGAGCACGCCAGGGAGGGGCAGCCGTCCCCCTGGTGGTCACGGGACTGACCTGCTGTCTGGCTACATCAGCACGAGTGCCGCAGGGTCGGCCAGGGAGGGTGGTGTGGAGGGCCCCCTGCCCACAGCGCCTGTGGAGAGTGAAGGCTTTCTCCAGGATTCGAACTCCTGGCTGCCAGGACCCTCAATTCCAGCCTCCCGCGTCGCTCCccgactcccccgtccctgcaaCCGCGGCGCGCTGGGGCGCACTTCGAGGTCGTCTGGGCAGCTTGCTCCCCTCTCCCGGGGCGCCTGGAAGAGGCTTCCCGGGGCGTCCACACCCAGCGAGCTCCGAGCCGGCGGAGGGCCGGGCGGTCGCCGAGCCCAGGTGCCCGCGGGCCGGGCCGCGGGGTGGGGCCGCGCCGGCACAGGGCTGCCTCCGCGGGGATCGGCAAGGAGACGCCCACCGCCCTCCGGCCCAgctcggccccgccccgccgTACTCGGGATGGCTCGCGGCCGAGGGAGGGGACGGCTCCGGGCCGCCCGATCCTGACGCAACCGGAGAGCCCGGAGCGCCGGGACCGGTCGTGCGGGGGGCGGGTCCCGCTTCCGGGCTGGGGGCGGGCGCGGGCAGGCTGCCGAACTGACGGCGAGCGACCCGGAGCCGACAGGCCAGGTGGGGACCCTCCCCGCTCTTCTCCTCACCCCTTGCCCCCGATCGCCCCCGCCGCGCGCTCCTCCTCGCctcccggccccggccccggccggCCGTGTGCGCAGGCTCCGCCCGGTCCCCGTCCCCTCTTGCTCCAAGGTCGAGCCTTCGGGCAGTGAGCCTTCTCTCACCTGCCCCCAACGCAAGTGCCTCTTCCTGCTTAAAGGGTCCAGAAACCCCAGCCCCAGGGCTCCTGCTGCACCTCCTCCTCGGAAAGTCCTGCTCCAGGAGGCCCTGGGTTTCCGCCGCAGTCCTGGGCACTGGAACTGGGGAGTAGGCACAGGGGGCATTAGGCCCAGACCGGACTTGCCCAGCTCTGACTCCACCCAGGGCCCCTTCTGGGCCCGGAATCCCGTCCTCTCCCCATCCCAGCTCTGCTCAGGGCTGCCCGCCTATGGATGACCCACTGCTTCTGGCCAGTTCTCCCAGGACTGCCGGCTGAGGAGTCGCTGCTGGACTCCAGCCCCATCACCATGGGTGGCCCGGAGGGGCGCTTCCATTTTGCCATCGACCGTGGAGGCACCTTCACAGATGTCTTTGCCCAGTGCCCAGGGGGGCACGTGAGGGTCCTAAAGCTGCTTTCAGAAGACCCTGCCAACTATGCAGACGCCCCCACTGAAGGCATCCGCCGCGTCCTGGagcaggtgggcagggcagggtggcGGGTGGAGGGGTCTCTGGGCCAGAGGCCTGAAGTCTGACCACGTGGTTCCAGGAGGGGGGCGTGCTGCTGCCGCGGGACCGGCCCCTGGACACCAGTCGCATTGCCAGCATCCGCATGGGCACCACGGTGGCGACCAATGCGCTGTTGGAACGGCGGGGAGAGCGGGTGGCACTGCTGGTGACGCGCGGGTTCCGAGACCTGCTGCACGTGGGCACCCAGGCCCGCGCGGACCTCTTTGACCTGGTGAGCTCATCCACCTCAGCCGTGGCTGACTCCGCAGAGCACATTTTCCCTGGGGTGCCTAGGCCTCTCAGGGAGGGCAGTCCTTGCAAGGGTCAGTGCTAGCCCAAGGCCACAGCTGATAACAGGTTCTGGACACTCATGGTGGGACACTGAGTCCCCCCCAGCCCTGAGTGGCCACGTGTTGTCCTGGGCCTGTCCTCCACTCTGCCCTGTCCTGGACGCTGACCCTCGCCCCTCTGGGGGGTTCTGGGATGGAGCAGCTCTGTGAGGGCAGACAGCTGACGGCACTTAGATGCCTGGGGGCAGAAAGCCACACCGGGTGGGCCTTCCTGGGGCCACCCAGTCTGACTGTCTCCTGGGACCATCCCGTCTGACTGTGTCTCCTGGGGCTGCCCACTGGGACACATCCCCTTTGCCTGCATCGCCCCATCCACGCAGGACCCCAGCAAGGACCCTCAGGCCTGGGCCCCCTCTGAGCCTCTGCCCGCCCTCAGGCCGTGCCCATGCCCGAGACGCTGTACGAGGAGGTGCTGGAAGTGGACGAACGGGTGGTGCTCTATCGAGGGGAGCCGGGTGCTGGGACACCCGTGAAAGGTACGGCGCCGCCAAGTGCTGGGGGCGGGGCAGCAGGCACTGACAGCCTTTGACCCCGACCCCGCGGCTTCCCCGAAGGCTGCACAGGGGACCTACTGGAAGTGCAGCAGCCTGTGGACCTGGGGGGCCTGCGAGGGAAGCTGGAAGGTCTCCTGTCCCGGGGCATCCGCAGCTTGGCCGTGGTGCTCATGCACTCATACACGTGAGTGGGCTGTGGTGGGGCGGGGAcgcggggcgggggccgggggctgggccggcgtgctgggggtggggggcgggacgGCGTGCGGGGCGCGGGTGGAGCAGGGGCGGGCATGCGGCGTGCGGGCTGGCGGGCGGGGTTGGGTCTCAGTGGCGCTCGGTCCTCCTAGGTGGGCCCAGCACGAGCAGCAGGTGGGCGCCCTGGCCCGGGAACTGGGCTTCACGCATGTGTCGCTGTCCTCGGAGGCCATGCCCATGGTGCGCATTGTGCCCCGGGGGCACACGGCCTGTGCTGACGCCTACCTCACGCCCACCATCCAGCGCTACGTGCAGGGCTTCCGCCGTGGCTTCCAGGGTCAGCTCAAGGTGAGACCCCCTCCCTGCCCGCCCCtggcccgccccaccccgcccctcacCGCCCGCCTGCCCACAGGACGTGCAGGTGCTGTTCATGCGCTCCGACGGTGGGCTGGCGCCCATGGACTCCTTCAGCGGCTCCCGCGCTGTGCTCTCC
Above is a window of Bos javanicus breed banteng chromosome 14, ARS-OSU_banteng_1.0, whole genome shotgun sequence DNA encoding:
- the EXOSC4 gene encoding exosome complex component RRP41, whose amino-acid sequence is MAGLELLSDQGYRVDGRRAGELRKIQARMGVFAQADGSAYIEQGNTKALAVVYGPHEIRGSRARALPDRALVNCQYSSATFSTGERKRRPHGDRKSCEMGLQLRQTFEAAILTQLHPRSQIDIYVQVLQADGGTYAACVNAATLAVLDAGIPMRDFVCACSAGFVDGTALADLSHVEEAAGGPQLALALLPASGQIALLEMDARLHEDHLEQVLEAAARASRDVHTVLDRVVRQHVQEASVLLGD